One stretch of Calonectris borealis chromosome 5, bCalBor7.hap1.2, whole genome shotgun sequence DNA includes these proteins:
- the RIOX1 gene encoding ribosomal oxygenase 1: MAAGGVEEQRRRLGRLSALSVYRRAAGAGRLERRRRGTPLPAGSKRAKARPRRGGAGSGGRQPEAAPPIAAAARPSRLERAEAPTGGPEAKRQGGPAASPGGPRPPGEGGGVVGLLRRLGRVEDSRQRAAELFRWLVAPVAPGEFLGRHWERAPLLVRRGDPGYYAGLFSTADLDAALRGGEVRFGTHLDVTSYAEGVRETHNPSGRALPAVVWDFYQNGCSLRLLSPQAFSPTVWHFLSILQEHFGSMAGANTYLTPPGTQGFAPHYDDIEAFVLQLEGKKHWRVYSPRTDTEVLPQFSSANLTQAELGEPILETVLEAGDLLYFPRGFIHQGDCLPDAHSLHITVSSYQRNSWGDLLEKLLPAALQMALEEDVEYRQGLPMDYLRYMGVANSDAVDARRTAFMEKVQSLIKKLVDYAPIDAAVDQRAKSFLHDCLPPVLTQSEKAQSVYGFPARWQDGGPCDVDILITKETEVRLLRHGIIRLCNEETGVVLYYTTENSRVYHKEEPKFLEIDPEYTDSIEFLLSSYPNHVSVDTLPCETLEDKISLATLLFEKGILTTKKPLVQV; the protein is encoded by the coding sequence atggcggcgggcggcgtggaggagcagcggcggcggctggggcggCTCTCGGCGCTCTCGGTGTaccgccgggcggcgggggccgggcggctggagcggcgccgccgcgggACGCCGCTGCCCGCGGGCAGCAAGCGGGCCAAGGCGCGGCcgaggcgcggcggggcgggaagCGGCGGCCGGCAACCAGAGGCCGCGCCGCcgatcgccgccgccgcccgccccagccgCCTGGAGCGGGCCGAGGCGCCTACCGGCGGCCCCGAAGCGAAGCGGCAGGGCGGCCCCGCGGCGAGCCCGGgcggcccgcggccgccgggggagggcggcggcgtGGTGGGGCTGCTGCGGCGGCTGGGGCGGGTGGAGGACAGCCGGCAGCGGGCGGCCGAGCTGTTCCGGTGGCTGGTGGCGCCGGTGGCGCCGGGCGAGTTCCTGGGGCGGCACTGGGAGCGGGCGCCGCTGCTGGTGCGGCGGGGCGACCCCGGCTACTACGCGGGGCTCTTCTCCACGGCCGACTTGGACGCCGCCCTGCGAGGCGGCGAGGTGCGCTTCGGCACCCACCTGGACGTCACCAGCTACGCCGAGGGGGTGCGGGAGACCCACAACCCGTCCGGCCGGGCCCTGCCCGCCGTCGTCTGGGACTTCTACCAGAACGGCTGCTCCCTGCGGCTCCTCAGCCCCCAGGCCTTCTCGCCCACCGTCTGGCACTTCCTCTCCATCCTGCAGGAGCACTTCGGCAGCATGGCGGGGGCCAACACGTACCTCACGCCGCCTGGGACGCAGGGCTTCGCCCCCCACTACGATGACATCGAGGCCTtcgtgctgcagctggaggggaaGAAGCACTGGCGCGTCTACAGCCCCCGGACGGACACCGAGGTGCTGCCCCAGTTCTCCAGCGCAAACCTCACGCAGGCTGAGCTCGGCGAGCCCATTCTGGAGACGGTGCTGGAGGCCGGGGACCTGCTGTACTTCCCCCGGGGCTTTATCCACCAGGGTGACTGTCTCCCTGACGCACACTCACTCCACATCACGGTGTCCTCCTACCAGAGGAACTCCTGGGGGGACCTCCTGGAGAAGCTCCTCCCGGCTGCTTTGCAGATGGCCTTGGAGGAGGACGTGGAGTACCGGCAAGGGCTTCCCATGGACTACCTGAGGTACATGGGGGTCGCCAACTCGGACGCAGTCGACGCTCGCCGAACGGCCTTTATGGAGAAGGTGCAGAGCCTGATAAAGAAGCTTGTTGACTATGCACCCATCGATGCTGCCGTGGATCAGAGAGCCAAGTCCTTTCTTCATGACTGTCTCCCCCCAGTGCTTACGCAAAGTGAAAAGGCGCAGAGCGTGTATGGCTTCCCGGCCCGGTGGCAAGATGGAGGTCCCTGTGATGTCGATATACTGATAACAAAAGAGACAGAAGTACGTCTCCTCCGCCATGGCATCATTAGATTGTGTAATGAAGAAACAGGTGTGGTGCTGTATTACACGACAGAAAACTCAAGAGTGTATCACAAGGAGGAACCCAAGTTTCTTGAGATAGATCCCGAGTATACAGACAGTATCGAATTTCTCCTGTCTTCCTATCCAAACCACGTCAGTGTGGATACCCTTCCATGTGAAACCTTGGAGGACAAGATTTCTCTAGCCACGCTCCTGTTTGAGAAGGGCATTCTGACTACAAAGAAGCCTCTGGTGCAAGTGTAA
- the LOC142083204 gene encoding acyl-coenzyme A thioesterase 5-like, with amino-acid sequence MWQVSVRSLCWARSRRWQRRLPWSSPAPAAPQLRSPARTHGTASARGLSSMAPTIRLSPAARSLFDEPLAIAVQGLGPRQQVTLRTSLRDEKGELFQACARYQAGDDGELDLARCPALPGGSFSGLEPMGLLWALQPQKPFWYMVKRDVQRPFLLQLEVFEGHGDPPGRLLAQAQHERAFLRDGVRRVPVREGRLRATLFLPPGEDTFPGIINIHGYVGGLFEDRASLLANHGFATLALAYFKYEDLPQKPTELRLEYFEEAVDYMLQHPQVKGPGVGLLGVSKGADLCLAMAAFLKNITAVASLNGSVANTVLPLCYKDKTIPPLPIDEQQVKVIDSNILDCSENPTDPFQAPGSQSLIPLEKAEAQLLFIVGQDDHFIKSEYHATEACKYLQAQGKENFQILSYPGTGHCMEPPFFPLYPIGKHPIFHKPAILGGEPRAYSKAQVHAWPQIQAFFNKYLNDN; translated from the exons ATGTGGCAGGTCTCTGTCCGCTCCCTGTGCTGGGCGCGCTCCCGTCGCTGGCAGAGGCGGCTGCCCTGGTCCAGCCCCGCACCTGCAGCCCCACAGCTTCGCAGCCCCGCACGGACACACGGGACGGCCTCCGCCCGCGGCCTCTCCTCCATGGCCCCCACCATCCGCCTCTCGCCCGCCGCCCGCAGCCTCTTCGATGAGCCGCTGGCCATCGCCGTGCAGGGCCTCGGCCCGCGGCAGCAGGTCACGCTGCGGACGTCCTTGCGGGACGAGAAGGGCGAGCTCTTCCAGGCCTGCGCCCGCTACCAGGCAGGGGACGACGGGGAGCTGGACCTCgcccgctgccccgcgctgccgggaGGCAGCTTCTCCGGCCTGGAGcccatggggctgctctgggctttGCAGCCCCAGAAGCCCTTCTGGTATATGGTGAAGCGGGATGTGCAGcgccccttcctcctgcagctggaggtgtTTGAGGgccacggggacccccccgggcggCTCCTGGCCCAGGCGCAGCACGAGCGGGCGTTCCTGCGGGACGGGGTGCGGAGAGTCCCGGTGCGAGAGGGGAGGCTCCGGGCGACGCTTTTCCTGCCCCCCG GAGAAGACACCTTTCCAGGTATCATCAACATACATGGATACGTAGGAGGTCTTTTTGAGGACAGAGCCAGCCTGCTGGCCAACCATGGCTTTGCCACACTGGCCCTGGCTTATTTCAAGTATGAGGACCTGCCCCAGAAGCCAACTGAACTCCGCCTGGAATATTTTGAAGAGGCAGTGGACTATATGCTGCAGCACCCACAG gtgaAGGGACCAGGGGTTGGCCTGCTCGGTGTCTCCAAAGGAGCTGATCTGTGTCTTGCCATGGCCGCCTTCCTGAAGAACATCACAGCCGTTGCTTCCCTCAATGGCTCTGTGGCCAATACAGTTCTTCCTCTCTGTTACAAAGATAAAACCATCCCCCCTTTGCCCATCGATGAACAACAGGTCAAGGTCATTGATTCCAATATTCTTGATTGTTCTGAAAACCCTACTGACCCCTTCCAAGCCCCTGGCAGCCAAAGCCTGATCCCACTAGAGAAAGCTGAGGCACAGTTACTGTTCATTGTTGGACAAGATGATCACTTTATTAAATCTGAGTATCATGCTACTGAAGCCTGCAAGTATTTGCAGGCTCAAGGGAAGGAAAATTTTCAGATCCTGTCTTACCCTGGAACAGGGCACTGCATGGAGcctccctttttccctttgtacCCCATCGGAAAGCATCCCATTTTTCACAAGCCGGCAATTTTAGGTGGGGAGCCCAGGGCTTATTCTAAAGCTCAGGTTCATGCTTGGCCACAGATCCAGGcttttttcaacaaatatttaaatgacaACTAA
- the LOC142083205 gene encoding acyl-coenzyme A thioesterase 6-like, with product MAPTIRLSPAARSLFNEPLAIAVQGLGPRQQVTLRTSLRDEKGELFQACARYQAGDDGELDLARCPALPGGSFSGLEPMGLLWALQPQKPFWYMVKRDVQHPFLLQLEVFEGHGDPPGWLLAQAQHERAFLRDGVRRVPVREGRLRATLFLPPGEDTFPGIIDIEGYAGGLFEHRASLLANHGFATLALAYFKYEDLPQKPTELRLEYFEEAVDYMLQHPQVKGPGVGLLGYSKGADLCLAMAAFLKNITAVASLNGSVANTVLPLCYKDKTIPPLPIDEQQVKVIDSNILDYSEALTDPFQAPGNQSLIPLEKAEAQLLFIVGQDDHFIKSEYHATEACKYLQAQGKENFQILSYPGTGHCMEPPFFPLYRIGKHSISHKPVIRGGEPRAYSKAQVHAWPQIQAFFNKYLNDN from the exons ATGGCCCCCACCATCCGCCTCTCGCCCGCCGCCCGCAGCCTCTTCAATGAGCCGCTGGCCATCGCCGTGCAGGGCCTCGGCCCGCGGCAGCAGGTCACGCTGCGGACGTCCTTGCGGGACGAGAAGGGCGAGCTCTTCCAGGCCTGCGCCCGCTACCAGGCGGGGGACGACGGGGAGCTGGACCTCgcccgctgccccgcgctgccgggaGGCAGCTTCTCCGGCCTGGAGcccatggggctgctctgggctttGCAGCCCCAGAAGCCCTTCTGGTATATGGTGAAGCGGGATGTGCAgcaccccttcctcctgcagctggaggtgtTTGAGGgccacggggacccccccgggtgGCTCCTGGCCCAGGCGCAGCACGAGCGGGCGTTCCTGCGGGACGGGGTGCGGAGAGTCCCGGTGCGAGAGGGGAGGCTCCGGGCGACGCTTTTCCTGCCCCCCG GAGAAGACACCTTTCCAGGAATCATTGACATAGAAGGATATGCAGGAGGTCTTTTTGAGCACAGAGCCAGCCTGCTGGCCAACCATGGCTTTGCCACACTGGCCCTGGCTTATTTCAAGTATGAGGACCTGCCCCAGAAGCCAACTGAACTCCGCCTGGAATATTTTGAAGAGGCGGTGGACTATATGCTGCAGCACCCACAG gtgaAGGGACCAGGGGTTGGCCTGCTCGGTTACTCCAAAGGAGCTGATCTGTGTCTCGCCATGGCCGCCTTCCTGAAGAACATCACAGCCGTTGCTTCCCTCAATGGCTCTGTGGCCAATACAGTTCTTCCTCTCTGTTACAAAGATAAAACCATCCCCCCTTTGCCCATCGATGAGCAACAGGTCAAGGTCATTGATTCCAATATTCTTGACTATTCTGAAGCCCTTACTGACCCCTTCCAAGCCCCTGGCAACCAAAGCCTGATCCCACTAGAGAAAGCTGAGGCACAGTTACTGTTCATTGTTGGACAAGATGATCACTTTATTAAATCTGAGTATCATGCTACTGAAGCCTGCAAGTATTTGCAGGCTCAAGGGAAGGAAAATTTTCAGATCCTGTCTTACCCTGGAACAGGGCACTGCATGGAGcctccctttttccctttgtacCGCATCGGAAAGCATTCTATTTCTCACAAGCCGGTAATTCGGGGTGGGGAGCCCAGGGCTTATTCTAAAGCTCAGGTTCATGCTTGGCCACAGATCCAGGcttttttcaacaaatatttaaatgacaACTAA